The Thermoflavifilum sp. genome contains a region encoding:
- a CDS encoding efflux RND transporter permease subunit, with the protein MSLPSLSLKRPVLAIVMNIIIVIFGVIAFKFLGVRDYPAIDPPVINVRTTYSGANADIIESEITEPLEKSINGIAGVKSISSTSAQGLSNITVEFDLGADLEAAANDVRDKVSQAVRQLPQDIDAPPVVTKADANSDAIITMTVQSNTKSQLEVTDYAENVLMEKLQTIPGVSTIQVWGEKKYAMRLWMDPEKMAAYGITPQDVENALNRENVELPSGKITGNATELTVQTSGRLLTENDFNNLIIKNVNGQIVRFSDIGRAMLGPENEETVLKEKGIPMIGLALVPQPGSNYVAIAEEFYKRFNQIKKDIPKDFKVDIARDTTRYIKQSISEVEETLIIALLLVVLIIFIFFRDWLIALRPLLDIPVSLIGAFFIMYIFGFSINILSLLAIVLATGLVVDDGIVVTENIFKKLEAGMPRLQAAREGSDEIFFAVVATSITLAFVFLPIIFLQGLVGRLFREFGIVVAGAVLISAFVSLTLTPVLNVLLSRKTLRRSRFYNQTEPFFRGMENGYKQSLTRFMRHRWLAIVIVAACLGISAWIYKHLPTELAPLEDRSEFRLTVTAPEGTSFDYMDQYMNRLIQFIIDSVPEHHIILSVTSPGFGGSSGANRGFMYVTLVPPADRTRSQQDIVNYVNAHMRDFNEGSAYAVQTQTIQVGHRGGLPVSFVLQNLDFDKLKKVLPRFMDEVNQDPVFQGTDVDLKFNKPQLTITIDRAKATSMGVSVADISQTLQLTLANTRYGYFTMNGKQYAIIGELSRPYRDDPADLKNIYVRNNLGQPVPIDNLVNIQETTAPPQIYHWNRYKSATISAGLAPGKTIGDGIAEMQRIFQKLKHEGVIDDSFVTSLSGSSRDFAESQSGISFALVFALILIYLVLAAQFESFMDPIIIMITVPLAAAGALLSLWLFDQTLNIFSQIGMIMLIGLVTKNGILIVEFANKKREQGLSRTQAAIEAATMRLRPILMTSLAMSLGALPIALSLGASATSRVPLGIVIVGGVIFSLILTLFVIPAMYTYLSSSHGLYHEEAAPQPIRQPAGEEAYAWDKG; encoded by the coding sequence ATGAGCTTACCATCACTTTCACTGAAACGCCCCGTGCTGGCTATTGTGATGAATATCATCATCGTGATATTCGGGGTGATTGCTTTTAAGTTCCTCGGCGTGCGCGACTATCCGGCCATTGATCCTCCAGTCATCAATGTGCGCACCACTTACTCGGGTGCCAACGCCGATATCATTGAATCGGAAATTACTGAACCTCTTGAAAAATCAATCAACGGCATTGCCGGCGTGAAGAGCATTTCCTCCACCAGTGCACAGGGCCTGAGCAATATCACCGTGGAATTCGATTTAGGTGCCGACCTTGAAGCCGCGGCCAACGACGTGCGCGATAAGGTTTCCCAGGCCGTGCGCCAGCTGCCCCAAGATATCGACGCCCCACCCGTCGTCACCAAGGCCGATGCCAATTCCGACGCCATCATCACCATGACGGTGCAAAGCAATACGAAAAGCCAGTTAGAAGTTACCGACTACGCAGAAAACGTGTTGATGGAAAAACTACAAACCATCCCCGGTGTGAGCACCATCCAGGTATGGGGTGAAAAAAAATATGCGATGCGCCTGTGGATGGATCCCGAAAAAATGGCCGCATACGGCATCACCCCACAGGACGTGGAAAATGCGCTGAACCGGGAAAACGTGGAACTCCCCTCCGGAAAAATCACCGGCAACGCCACAGAACTTACCGTGCAAACCTCGGGTCGACTGCTCACGGAAAACGATTTTAACAACCTGATCATCAAAAACGTCAACGGGCAAATCGTTCGTTTTTCCGATATCGGCCGGGCTATGCTGGGACCGGAAAATGAAGAAACCGTATTGAAAGAAAAGGGCATTCCCATGATCGGACTGGCACTGGTTCCTCAGCCCGGCTCGAATTATGTGGCTATTGCCGAAGAGTTTTACAAACGTTTTAACCAGATTAAAAAGGATATCCCAAAAGATTTTAAAGTCGATATTGCACGCGATACCACCCGCTATATCAAGCAATCCATTTCCGAAGTCGAAGAAACCCTGATCATCGCTTTATTGCTTGTGGTGTTGATTATCTTCATTTTTTTCCGGGATTGGCTCATTGCCCTGCGACCCCTGCTCGATATTCCCGTATCGCTGATCGGCGCCTTTTTCATCATGTATATTTTCGGTTTTTCCATCAATATCCTTTCTCTGCTGGCCATTGTGCTGGCTACCGGATTGGTGGTTGACGACGGGATTGTGGTCACGGAAAATATTTTCAAAAAATTAGAAGCGGGTATGCCACGCCTACAGGCCGCCCGGGAAGGATCGGATGAAATCTTCTTTGCCGTGGTGGCTACCTCCATCACACTGGCTTTTGTGTTTCTACCCATCATCTTCCTGCAGGGACTGGTGGGGCGACTGTTTCGCGAATTCGGCATCGTGGTGGCCGGTGCCGTATTGATTTCAGCGTTTGTATCCCTGACGCTCACGCCGGTATTAAATGTTTTGCTTTCACGCAAAACGCTTCGCCGTTCCAGGTTTTACAACCAGACGGAACCCTTTTTCCGGGGAATGGAAAACGGATATAAACAATCGCTGACACGATTTATGCGGCATCGCTGGCTGGCCATCGTCATTGTCGCTGCCTGCCTGGGCATCTCGGCATGGATCTACAAACACCTGCCCACAGAACTGGCGCCTCTGGAAGACCGCAGCGAATTTCGCCTCACTGTTACCGCTCCGGAAGGCACTTCCTTCGACTACATGGATCAATACATGAACCGCCTGATCCAGTTTATCATCGATTCTGTGCCCGAACACCATATCATCCTCAGTGTAACTTCGCCCGGCTTTGGCGGATCCAGCGGTGCCAATCGTGGATTTATGTATGTAACCTTAGTACCACCTGCCGATAGAACCCGATCCCAGCAGGACATCGTCAACTACGTAAATGCCCACATGCGCGATTTTAATGAAGGTAGTGCCTATGCCGTCCAGACACAAACCATTCAGGTGGGCCACCGCGGCGGATTGCCCGTGTCGTTTGTGTTGCAAAACCTGGATTTTGATAAGCTGAAAAAAGTACTGCCCCGTTTCATGGATGAAGTGAATCAGGATCCCGTATTTCAGGGCACAGACGTTGATCTGAAATTCAATAAACCCCAGTTAACCATTACCATCGATCGGGCCAAAGCCACCAGCATGGGCGTTTCCGTTGCCGATATTTCTCAAACCCTCCAGCTTACACTGGCCAACACCCGCTATGGTTACTTCACGATGAATGGTAAACAATATGCCATCATTGGTGAATTATCACGTCCCTACCGCGATGACCCCGCCGACCTGAAAAACATTTATGTACGCAATAACCTCGGACAGCCCGTACCGATCGACAACCTGGTAAATATTCAGGAAACCACGGCACCTCCACAGATTTACCACTGGAACCGCTATAAATCGGCTACCATCTCGGCCGGCCTGGCACCCGGGAAAACCATTGGCGACGGTATCGCCGAGATGCAACGCATTTTTCAGAAGCTGAAACATGAAGGCGTCATCGATGATTCATTCGTCACTTCGCTTTCAGGTTCGTCACGCGATTTCGCAGAAAGCCAGTCGGGCATTTCCTTTGCCCTGGTGTTTGCCCTGATTCTGATTTACCTGGTGCTGGCCGCTCAATTTGAAAGCTTCATGGATCCCATCATCATCATGATCACCGTGCCACTGGCAGCTGCCGGTGCATTGCTATCGCTATGGTTGTTCGACCAAACGCTGAATATCTTTTCACAAATCGGGATGATTATGCTTATCGGATTGGTCACCAAAAATGGCATTCTCATCGTGGAATTCGCCAATAAAAAGCGCGAGCAGGGACTATCCAGAACCCAGGCTGCTATTGAAGCGGCTACCATGCGGCTGCGGCCAATTTTGATGACCAGCCTCGCCATGTCGCTGGGTGCATTGCCTATTGCCCTTTCTCTCGGAGCCTCGGCTACCAGCCGCGTTCCTCTCGGCATTGTAATCGTAGGAGGGGTTATCTTCTCCTTGATTCTCACTTTATTTGTCATTCCCGCAATGTACACCTATCTATCTTCGAGCCACGGCCTGTATCATGAAGAAGCCGCGCCCCAGCCCATTCGACAGCCCGCTGGTGAAGAAGCTTATGCATGGGATAAAGGTTAA